One genomic window of Geoanaerobacter pelophilus includes the following:
- a CDS encoding efflux RND transporter permease subunit, which produces MIEKIIEYSARNRVIILMIFGLIIAWGTWSVYKTPVDAIPDLSDNQVIVFTDYPGRSPQVVEDQVTYPLAVNLQGLPQVRAVRASSAFGFSMIYVIFEDKADIYWARTRVLERLNYAASLLPPNVVPTLGPDGTGVGHVFWYTIEGKGYDLEQLRTLQDWFVRYQLNTVQGVAEVASIGGLVREYQIDLDPNKLFAYKIKTSTVMEAVKAANKDVGGKLIEQADAEYLIRGRGYVKSKEDLENIVIGADMRGTPIYIKNLGTVQMGGAIRRGLLEMNGEGEAVGGIVVMRYGENAHDVIHRVKTKIKELEKGLPPGVKIMVSYDRSDLIMRAVDTLKKNLLEESVVVSLVILIFLLHFQSALVIVLTLPISVLIAFITMKLMGVTSNIMSLGGIAIAIGVLVDAGVIMVENCYRHLSEMPPEERAGKRLEVVITSAKQVGRAIFFSLAIIVLSFVPVFMLEGQEGKLFHPLAFTKTFSMMGSAMIAITLVPVLMYYFMRGKMPPESSNPVSTFFIKLYSPVIRWVLVWKKTTIALNLVALAIAVPMFMSLGSEFMPPLDEGSLLYMPVTLPNVSITEAKRIIQVQDRIIKAVPEVEHVLGKVGRAETSTDPAPVSMFESIIILKPKEQWRPGMKKADIVAELDAKLRQIGVRNGWTQPIINRINMLSTGVRTDLGVKIFGNDLNVLKDLAIQAEAILKPINGAADVVAERVTGGNYIDIDIDREAAARYGVSVGDIQDVIETALGGEMLSTTVEGRNRFPIRIRYLRDYRDNIPAIRRILVAGMEGAQVPLSLVTKLKVSTGAPEINSEGGLLRSLVFLNVRGRDMGGFVTEAKQILEKQLKLPPGYYVMWSGQWENQIRAKARLQVLIPLGMVIIFILLYFTFHSALEASMVMLSVPFALVGGVYLVSALGYNLSVAVWVGFIALYGIAVETGVVMVIYLHEALDKKLINGPCTEQDIYDATFEGAVLRLRPKLMTVAVALLGLIPIMWSTGTGADVMKPIAAPMIGGMISSAVHVLIMTPVIFVLMKKRDLKKGRLHYSGMKH; this is translated from the coding sequence ATGATAGAAAAAATTATAGAATATTCCGCTCGTAACCGGGTAATTATCCTGATGATCTTCGGGTTGATCATCGCTTGGGGTACATGGTCGGTCTACAAAACCCCCGTGGATGCAATTCCAGACCTCTCCGACAACCAGGTAATCGTTTTTACCGATTATCCAGGACGATCGCCGCAGGTGGTTGAAGATCAAGTCACCTATCCGCTGGCGGTCAACCTGCAAGGATTGCCACAGGTCCGCGCCGTGCGTGCTTCCTCCGCCTTCGGTTTTTCCATGATCTATGTCATCTTCGAAGACAAGGCTGACATCTACTGGGCTCGGACCAGGGTGCTTGAGCGGCTGAATTACGCGGCTTCGCTTCTCCCGCCCAACGTTGTTCCGACCCTGGGACCGGACGGAACCGGAGTCGGCCATGTCTTCTGGTACACCATCGAAGGTAAAGGGTATGACCTGGAGCAGTTAAGGACGCTGCAGGACTGGTTTGTCCGGTACCAGCTGAACACCGTTCAGGGGGTAGCCGAGGTGGCCTCCATCGGCGGTCTTGTACGCGAATACCAGATCGATCTTGATCCGAACAAACTCTTTGCCTACAAGATCAAGACCAGCACGGTAATGGAGGCGGTCAAGGCAGCCAACAAGGATGTTGGTGGCAAACTTATCGAACAGGCCGATGCCGAGTACCTGATCCGCGGTCGCGGCTATGTCAAATCAAAGGAAGATCTGGAAAATATTGTAATCGGCGCTGATATGCGCGGTACACCGATCTACATCAAGAATCTGGGGACTGTTCAGATGGGTGGCGCCATCCGACGTGGCCTTTTGGAAATGAACGGCGAAGGGGAAGCGGTTGGCGGTATAGTGGTCATGCGTTATGGAGAGAACGCCCATGACGTTATTCACCGTGTCAAAACCAAGATCAAGGAACTTGAAAAAGGACTGCCACCGGGCGTGAAGATCATGGTCTCCTATGACCGTTCCGACCTGATCATGCGGGCAGTGGATACCCTGAAGAAAAACCTGTTGGAAGAATCGGTCGTTGTATCGCTGGTGATCCTGATCTTTCTTCTGCACTTCCAGAGCGCCCTGGTGATCGTCCTGACCCTGCCGATCTCGGTACTGATCGCCTTTATCACCATGAAGCTGATGGGGGTCACGTCAAACATCATGTCGCTGGGTGGTATTGCCATCGCCATTGGCGTTCTGGTGGATGCCGGTGTCATCATGGTGGAGAACTGCTACCGCCACCTTTCCGAGATGCCACCGGAGGAACGAGCGGGAAAACGGCTGGAGGTTGTCATAACATCTGCCAAACAGGTCGGTCGGGCGATCTTCTTCTCCCTGGCGATCATCGTCCTTTCCTTCGTGCCGGTATTCATGCTGGAAGGGCAGGAAGGAAAACTGTTTCATCCGCTGGCGTTCACCAAGACCTTCTCCATGATGGGGTCGGCCATGATCGCCATTACCCTGGTACCGGTGCTGATGTACTACTTCATGCGGGGCAAAATGCCGCCTGAAAGCTCCAATCCGGTCTCCACTTTCTTCATCAAGCTTTATTCACCGGTTATTCGCTGGGTGCTGGTCTGGAAAAAAACCACCATCGCCCTCAATCTTGTCGCCCTGGCGATTGCCGTGCCTATGTTTATGAGCCTTGGCAGTGAATTCATGCCTCCGCTCGATGAAGGTTCGCTTCTCTATATGCCGGTCACACTTCCCAACGTATCCATCACCGAGGCCAAGCGTATCATCCAGGTGCAGGATCGGATCATCAAGGCCGTACCCGAGGTGGAACATGTATTAGGCAAGGTGGGACGAGCCGAGACTTCCACCGATCCGGCGCCGGTCTCTATGTTCGAGAGTATCATAATTCTAAAACCCAAAGAGCAGTGGCGACCAGGGATGAAGAAGGCTGATATCGTGGCTGAACTGGACGCAAAACTCCGGCAGATCGGGGTACGAAACGGGTGGACACAGCCGATCATCAACCGGATCAACATGCTTTCAACCGGAGTGCGTACTGACCTGGGGGTCAAAATCTTCGGTAATGACCTGAATGTGCTTAAAGACCTGGCTATACAGGCAGAGGCGATTCTCAAGCCGATCAACGGTGCCGCCGACGTGGTAGCCGAACGGGTCACCGGCGGCAACTACATCGACATCGACATCGACCGCGAAGCAGCCGCCAGGTACGGAGTTTCTGTTGGTGACATACAGGATGTCATCGAGACCGCCCTTGGCGGCGAGATGCTTTCAACAACTGTTGAAGGGCGAAACCGCTTCCCGATCCGGATTCGTTACCTGCGAGACTATCGCGACAATATACCTGCCATTCGCCGAATTCTGGTGGCAGGGATGGAAGGGGCACAGGTGCCATTGTCACTGGTGACGAAACTCAAAGTCTCCACCGGCGCACCGGAGATCAACAGCGAGGGGGGACTCCTGCGTTCACTGGTCTTTCTTAACGTACGTGGCCGGGACATGGGAGGCTTTGTTACCGAGGCGAAACAGATCCTAGAAAAACAACTGAAACTCCCTCCTGGCTACTACGTTATGTGGTCCGGCCAATGGGAGAACCAGATTCGCGCCAAGGCCAGGCTGCAGGTACTGATACCGCTGGGTATGGTAATTATCTTCATCCTGCTCTACTTCACGTTCCATTCTGCCCTTGAGGCGAGCATGGTAATGCTCTCTGTTCCATTCGCACTGGTGGGGGGGGTCTATCTGGTCTCAGCCCTAGGTTACAACCTGTCGGTTGCTGTCTGGGTCGGGTTCATTGCCCTGTACGGCATCGCCGTGGAAACCGGGGTGGTAATGGTCATCTACCTGCACGAAGCGCTGGACAAAAAGCTGATCAACGGCCCCTGTACCGAACAGGATATCTACGATGCCACTTTCGAGGGAGCGGTGCTTAGGCTCAGGCCCAAGCTGATGACCGTGGCTGTGGCTTTGCTTGGTTTGATTCCGATCATGTGGTCAACGGGTACCGGTGCCGACGTGATGAAGCCGATTGCCGCACCGATGATCGGCGGCATGATATCCTCCGCAGTGCATGTGCTGATCATGACCCCGGTGATCTTTGTATTGATGAAGAAACGGGATCTGAAAAAGGGTCGGCTGCATTATTCGGGGATGAAGCACTAG
- a CDS encoding efflux RND transporter periplasmic adaptor subunit, with protein sequence MALNKKIAIPLTVIILASAAGGGWFMWQKQHSGKATEQKAAQGKQLYTCSMHPFIIKDKPGTCPICGMELIKKIDGATGGEQTAEQKQQADMLGHVSLSPTQRVMANVATVAAKQSTLNKEINAVGIVQYDQSRQAKVTAWIAGRIDKLHVNKVGDVVSKDKPVAEIYSPDLLATQQEYLLAVKSRDQLKNSPIPSIAQNGDGLVASAKQRLMLFGVKESQLAELEKAGKPNIRLPIYTPLSGVVIEKMMQEGQYVNTGEVLFNIADLSRVWVEIDVFENEVPYVRVGQQVEIRSSADAKVATNGRISFVYPFHDPKTHTVKARVEMANAGQHLKPDMFVNAIIKVPLATGIVVPVTAIIDTGKRQVVWVETSPGMFEPRDVQVGERVDQKAQILSGLKSGDKVAVSGGYLIDSESQLKGGGGQDHSKHTGAKPDAKGQQSPATAQQPTQGGHEGHGATPSPQAPAKKSLKMDDMKM encoded by the coding sequence ATGGCCCTGAACAAGAAAATCGCAATCCCCTTGACCGTAATTATCCTGGCATCAGCAGCAGGTGGCGGCTGGTTCATGTGGCAGAAGCAGCATTCCGGCAAGGCAACCGAGCAAAAGGCGGCCCAGGGCAAACAACTTTACACCTGCTCCATGCACCCCTTCATCATCAAGGACAAGCCCGGCACCTGCCCGATCTGCGGTATGGAACTGATCAAGAAGATTGACGGCGCCACCGGTGGAGAGCAAACCGCCGAGCAGAAGCAGCAGGCCGACATGCTCGGGCATGTGTCCCTGTCACCAACCCAGCGGGTCATGGCCAACGTCGCTACCGTGGCTGCGAAACAGTCTACCCTGAATAAAGAGATCAACGCTGTCGGCATTGTCCAGTATGACCAGTCCCGCCAGGCCAAGGTCACCGCCTGGATCGCAGGTCGCATCGACAAACTGCATGTGAACAAAGTCGGAGATGTCGTCAGTAAAGACAAACCTGTGGCCGAAATATATTCTCCTGACCTGCTTGCCACTCAGCAGGAGTACCTGCTGGCAGTCAAAAGCCGCGATCAGCTGAAAAACTCTCCTATACCCTCCATCGCACAGAACGGCGATGGTCTGGTAGCATCTGCCAAACAGCGATTGATGCTCTTCGGCGTCAAGGAGAGCCAGCTTGCGGAACTGGAAAAGGCGGGCAAGCCGAATATCAGGCTCCCCATCTACACGCCACTCTCCGGCGTGGTCATCGAAAAAATGATGCAGGAGGGGCAGTACGTCAATACCGGCGAGGTGCTTTTCAATATTGCTGATCTCTCAAGAGTCTGGGTGGAGATCGATGTCTTTGAAAATGAAGTCCCGTATGTACGGGTCGGACAGCAGGTTGAAATCCGTTCATCTGCCGACGCCAAAGTTGCAACAAACGGCAGGATCAGTTTTGTCTATCCTTTCCACGACCCCAAGACACACACAGTCAAGGCCCGTGTCGAGATGGCGAATGCCGGACAGCATCTGAAGCCTGATATGTTCGTCAATGCGATCATCAAGGTTCCGCTTGCCACAGGGATCGTGGTTCCGGTAACTGCGATTATTGATACCGGCAAACGCCAGGTGGTCTGGGTGGAAACATCTCCGGGGATGTTCGAACCACGTGACGTGCAGGTGGGAGAGCGGGTTGACCAAAAGGCCCAAATACTCTCCGGCCTCAAATCAGGCGACAAGGTAGCGGTATCCGGCGGTTACCTGATCGACTCTGAATCGCAACTGAAAGGTGGCGGTGGTCAGGATCACAGCAAGCATACCGGCGCTAAACCTGACGCAAAAGGACAACAGTCACCGGCAACGGCTCAGCAGCCTACGCAAGGAGGCCACGAGGGTCATGGCGCCACACCGTCGCCGCAGGCTCCGGCAAAGAAGTCGCTGAAAATGGACGACATGAAGATGTAG
- a CDS encoding TolC family protein, with amino-acid sequence MKNLRSLVFLMLLALSPVVAWSEEVKLPAEDLATLVSSAVANNPELKSSQAKWQMFANKAKQASSLEDPMFMFKLQNLVAREPFSFGGSDPQTAKVIGISQQLPFWGKRAIKQEVADYEAESYKWSIEERKLELTRMVKETYYQIWAVDKFLGIIDKNLQLLGDIKTIAESKYSVGQGVQQDIYKASLEKSKMLDMQITLKQQRQSLAANLNYLLYRPGNTPFGTIADFTLPQITLSAQQLNEIAFDKRPQIKSLINLSNKGQASRRLAEKEFYPDFNLSFEYMFREKVDTDMVKDPGYNMFTVGVTFNLPLQKERRQAMVVEASSETNMSLEELNGLKNNISYTINDTLAQLDRRRKLVELYKGGIIPQAEQSLESAVISYRVNKVDFLTLLDGRMNLFNYERELYDSQAEYMMKLSQLEAAVGSDLISTSAIQITLPSAAMPEKTQTPAETAPASEHSQHH; translated from the coding sequence ATGAAAAACCTTCGCTCACTTGTTTTTCTTATGCTGCTAGCTCTTTCGCCAGTTGTTGCATGGTCGGAAGAAGTGAAATTACCTGCCGAAGATCTGGCAACTCTTGTTTCTTCTGCAGTTGCCAATAATCCCGAATTAAAGTCTTCCCAGGCCAAGTGGCAGATGTTTGCCAACAAGGCCAAGCAGGCATCAAGCCTAGAAGACCCGATGTTCATGTTCAAGCTGCAAAACCTTGTGGCTCGTGAGCCGTTCTCTTTTGGCGGCTCTGACCCTCAGACCGCAAAAGTAATCGGCATCTCACAGCAATTGCCTTTCTGGGGGAAGCGGGCCATCAAACAGGAAGTTGCCGACTATGAGGCAGAATCCTATAAATGGTCTATTGAAGAGCGCAAACTTGAACTGACCAGGATGGTAAAAGAGACCTATTACCAGATCTGGGCAGTGGACAAGTTTTTGGGAATTATCGACAAAAACCTGCAGTTACTTGGCGACATCAAAACAATTGCCGAATCGAAATACTCTGTTGGACAGGGAGTACAGCAGGATATCTACAAGGCCAGTCTTGAAAAGTCAAAGATGCTCGACATGCAGATCACCCTCAAACAGCAGCGGCAAAGTCTTGCGGCCAATCTCAACTACCTTCTGTATCGTCCCGGAAATACTCCTTTTGGAACTATTGCCGATTTCACCCTGCCGCAGATCACGCTTTCTGCCCAACAGCTCAACGAGATTGCCTTTGATAAAAGACCTCAGATAAAAAGCCTGATCAACCTGTCCAACAAGGGTCAGGCATCACGACGGTTGGCGGAAAAAGAATTTTATCCAGATTTTAATCTCTCATTCGAATACATGTTCCGCGAGAAGGTTGATACCGACATGGTGAAAGATCCCGGTTACAATATGTTCACTGTCGGCGTTACCTTCAACCTGCCGTTGCAGAAAGAGCGTCGTCAGGCCATGGTCGTTGAGGCGTCATCCGAGACAAACATGTCACTGGAAGAGCTCAACGGATTGAAGAACAACATCTCGTATACCATTAACGACACCCTTGCCCAACTGGACCGACGCAGGAAGCTTGTTGAGTTGTACAAGGGTGGTATCATCCCCCAGGCGGAACAATCCCTTGAATCAGCCGTCATCAGCTATCGGGTCAACAAAGTGGATTTTCTGACCCTTCTGGATGGCAGAATGAACCTGTTCAACTACGAGCGGGAACTGTACGACTCGCAGGCCGAGTACATGATGAAACTGTCCCAGCTTGAAGCGGCTGTCGGAAGCGATCTCATATCGACGTCTGCTATTCAGATAACGTTGCCATCGGCGGCAATGCCTGAAAAAACACAGACACCGGCTGAAACAGCGCCTGCGTCTGAACACTCTCAACATCATTAA
- a CDS encoding sigma-54-dependent transcriptional regulator — translation MKQKILVIDDDNSLRRVLEYNLQEEGYEVQAASSGEEGLYWFGQSRPDLVITDMNMTGMDGLMVLKSIKERSPETLVIIITAFGTVDVAVEAMKSGAYDYITKPFNRDELKLTVKKALQFNGLTEENKRLKSELSDKADFRTIVGQSKEMEKVFTVIRKVADTDASILITGESGTGKELVARSLHANSSRREAPFVAINCAAIPRDLLESELFGHMKGAFTGAIKDKTGKFQLADGGTLLLDEVGELPLELQPKLLRALQEKEVEPVGGTKVEKVDVRIVAATNLNIDKAIADGTFREDLYYRLSVIPMHLPPLRERRKDIPLLIRYFCTKHGSDKVSFDKDALHTLVMYSWPGNVRELENSVERLLIMRNSDEISLDELPEKFSVNSVSGNAIIKLPDEGYSLEQLEREVVVEALERNAWNQTAAARFLKIPRHTLIYRIEKYGIVLQGHN, via the coding sequence ATGAAACAGAAGATACTGGTCATCGACGACGACAACTCGCTGCGGCGGGTACTGGAATACAATCTCCAGGAAGAAGGTTATGAGGTGCAGGCCGCTTCGTCCGGCGAAGAAGGTTTGTACTGGTTCGGCCAATCCCGCCCCGACCTGGTTATTACCGACATGAACATGACTGGAATGGACGGACTGATGGTGCTCAAGTCCATCAAGGAGCGTTCGCCAGAGACGCTGGTCATCATCATCACCGCCTTTGGCACCGTTGATGTTGCCGTGGAGGCGATGAAAAGTGGAGCATACGACTACATCACCAAGCCGTTCAACAGGGATGAACTCAAATTGACCGTTAAAAAGGCACTCCAGTTTAACGGACTCACTGAAGAGAATAAGCGCCTGAAGAGCGAATTGTCGGACAAGGCCGACTTCCGCACTATTGTGGGGCAATCAAAAGAGATGGAAAAAGTCTTTACGGTAATCCGCAAGGTCGCCGATACGGATGCATCGATTCTGATCACCGGGGAATCCGGCACCGGCAAGGAGTTGGTAGCCCGCTCCCTGCACGCCAACAGCTCCCGTCGTGAGGCGCCGTTTGTGGCCATCAACTGCGCTGCCATCCCCCGCGATCTGCTTGAAAGCGAGCTGTTTGGCCATATGAAAGGCGCCTTCACCGGCGCAATCAAGGATAAAACCGGCAAGTTCCAACTGGCGGACGGGGGTACCCTGCTTCTGGATGAGGTGGGTGAACTGCCGCTGGAGTTGCAGCCAAAACTGCTCAGGGCCTTGCAGGAAAAGGAAGTGGAGCCGGTCGGCGGAACCAAAGTCGAAAAGGTGGATGTCCGGATTGTCGCCGCCACCAACCTGAATATCGATAAGGCGATTGCTGACGGCACCTTTCGTGAGGATCTTTATTATCGACTGTCGGTCATCCCGATGCATCTCCCGCCGCTACGTGAGCGGCGTAAGGATATCCCGCTGCTGATCCGCTATTTTTGCACCAAGCACGGCAGCGATAAGGTGTCCTTCGACAAGGATGCCCTGCATACTCTGGTCATGTACTCCTGGCCTGGGAATGTGCGAGAGCTGGAAAACAGTGTCGAACGGCTGCTTATAATGCGTAACAGTGATGAAATCAGCCTTGATGAGTTGCCGGAGAAATTCAGTGTGAATAGTGTTTCAGGGAATGCGATCATAAAACTGCCTGACGAAGGGTATTCTCTTGAGCAACTGGAGCGGGAAGTTGTCGTCGAAGCTTTGGAGCGCAACGCCTGGAACCAGACCGCTGCTGCACGTTTTTTGAAGATTCCCCGACATACGCTCATCTACCGGATCGAGAAATACGGCATAGTTCTGCAAGGTCATAATTAG